The proteins below come from a single Pichia kudriavzevii chromosome 2, complete sequence genomic window:
- a CDS encoding uncharacterized protein (PKUD0B07590) translates to MNKHFMFDMQQIPATKKVLSHSSFPVSVFYDFRYSIEPAVNIEPEASKPPNRFSLSQWETLLGKNQLDTYKHLFPEQDDEKEDDLDMEGDLETRNDKIMDTESVKLPERHFGQNTLKVFFDYCTLGQCQFVFRSNIIASEVLRGKKEHLPDFLLLLLQNGDLLVINITATYDKNFETYLFKYFATICARSSIARGNWMLSDHHTYSFSYSANSDLIFLTCSNCLQFIFKVHINEEDFMSVRLTRLNNLKTGIIVNQCMLTLNENTDAFLFAELKNNILYLKCMTDFTQFTESKITMKKAFEIPLHMVPLPDTNCVLFLQETGYTIKSFSFCIGGDDYASITEKYPLQNKNFMIDTFYIPKRKILTEDSENYLETGLQFSQVLVSTSHNASIYLINIYYDRTRHKYISNMTRLFKANTIASFFRLEMQHSEGSPTGIYEFEFSNEMGLSESKLGKITYEKGKPLFETIQTLYSLPNNYPMYDFEVVPARNRFSIEDKPNQFWALTGSGSAHSLTRLVQGYDTKIHELLEIYGVTKIYNAGNEYFWLSGPMRSYLVRYVRGDDKVDLILSIDEQIQNTFILDSYSYAISTGHFYVLENGTIVSQHRLPGECQLGILSEDTVILSVRSLDDKFSLCACFIAVTKSGDEVLVKFTDINTPWRTSSMSLVTCLSFFKDSYVVIGENDGTIQVYDIRNNNIQPLGDRIELSKIIKNCHGNFILYQLVERDNLVYFSSTSGEYAVGELVIVNAEVTLEIKQYNKLSDTTPIDICISSPFENYTLLIGKYLWKYDQHINGTPERVYIGEDESEPVTYALPYYDYCLILQDNRLLTSIIAHEPTTIIKSKKFGIPCMKMLNYPVLNLLVLIKVPGIHDNIQPLIFIDQKKAKALKSSFEFEWKDQEFPTCLAELRTYTEQNKFHVSLLVGSCVGKNSCGHLRLLRVSRHESSKVNVKVLSSSKEQTPISDISTLVHPYESKTYVVCSSKNVLFYYELDDYKFTNKSVLYTATENIKKFELTILGESKGDYGLSIIVILQNNTSVSLRCSSFEEMQIEKHRNQFTSNALTLGRNIDVYADYNKEIVTLESQFTNPTFIDIGYVPRLAFTEDYSPWISLREKQKEDRKSFVTVGLNGQADLITTGTLTSKFVGSNVIPCEKITSWDYNRE, encoded by the coding sequence ATGAACAAACATTTCATGTTTGATATGCAACAAATACCTGCGACAAAAAAGGTATTATCTCATTCAAGTTTTCCGGTTTCTGTATTTTATGACTTTCGTTATAGTATTGAACCCGCTGTTAACATTGAACCTGAAGCTTCAAAACCACCGAATAGATTTTCATTGAGTCAATGGGAGACTTTACTGGGTAAGAATCAGCTGGATACATACAAGCACCTGTTTCCCGAGCaggatgatgaaaaggaagacGATCTGGATATGGAGGGAGATCTAGAGACGAGAAATGACAAAATTATGGATACCGAGTCTGTAAAATTGCCTGAACGTCATTTTGGACAAAACACTCtcaaagttttctttgactATTGTACACTTGGACAATGCCAATTTGTATTCAGGTCGAATATTATTGCATCAGAGGTGCTTCGTGGCAAAAAAGAACACTTGCctgatttccttttgttACTTTTACAAAACGGCGACCTCCTGGTTATCAATATAACAGCAACATACGACAAAAACTTTGAGACATACTTGTTCAAGTATTTTGCTACAATATGCGCAAGAAGTTCAATAGCACGCGGAAATTGGATGCTATCTGATCATCATACCTATAGTTTTAGTTACAGTGCAAACAGTGATCTGATTTTCTTAACCTGTTCAAATTGTTTACAGTTTATATTTAAGGTACATataaatgaagaagattttaTGTCGGTTCGATTGACACGgttgaataatttgaaaactggAATAATTGTAAATCAATGCATGCTAACACTGAACGAAAACACAGATGCGTTTCTGTTTGCcgaattgaagaataatATACTTTATTTAAAATGTATGACTGATTTTACCCAATTTACGGAGTCGAAGATTACAATGAAAAAAGCTTTTGAAATACCTTTACACATGGTACCTTTGCCAGATACCAATTGCGTCTTATTTTTGCAGGAAACGGGATATACCATTAAgtctttctccttctgcATTGGAGGTGACGATTACGCTTCAATCACAGAGAAGTATCCAttacaaaataaaaactttatGATAGATACGTTTTATATTCCCAAGAGAAAGATACTTACGGAAGACTCTGAAAATTATTTGGAGACTGGGCTTCAGTTTAGCCAGGTTTTGGTGTCAACTTCACACAATGcttcaatttatttgatcaacATTTATTATGACAGAACGCGGCACAAATATATATCCAATATGACCAGACTGTTCAAGGCTAATACAATTGCTAGCTTTTTTAGGTTAGAAATGCAGCATAGTGAGGGGAGTCCAACAGGGATATACGAGTTTGAGTTTTCTAATGAGATGGGGTTATCTGAATCAAAACTAGGGAAAATAACATATGAAAAAGGTAAGCCTCTATTTGAAACAATACAAACACTATATTCTTTACCTAACAATTATCCAATGTATGATTTTGAGGTTGTACCAGCAAGGAATCGCTTTTCCATTGAGGATAAGCCCAATCAGTTTTGGGCTTTAACTGGAAGTGGATCGGCTCATTCTCTAACTCGATTAGTCCAAGGTTATGACACAAAAATACATGAGCTGCTCGAAATTTATGGTGTAACTAAAATATACAATGCGGGAAATGAATACTTCTGGCTTAGCGGTCCAATGAGGTCGTATCTTGTAAGGTACGTTCGTGGAGACGACAAGGTTGACCTGATTTTATCCATTGATgaacaaatacaaaatacCTTTATTTTGGATAGTTATAGCTATGCTATATCCACCGGCCATTTCTATGTTCTAGAAAACGGAACAATCGTTTCTCAACATAGACTCCCTGGAGAATGCCAATTGGGTATTCTGAGTGAAGATACAGTAATATTATCAGTTAGAAGTCTCGATGACAAATTTTCATTATGTGCTTGCTTTATTGCTGTTACCAAAAGTGGAGATGAGGTTTTGGTTAAATTCACAGATATCAACACTCCCTGGCGAACTTCAAGCATGTCGTTGGTAACCTGTTTGTCATTCTTTAAAGATTCCTATGTTGTCATAGGTGAAAATGACGGGACGATACAGGTGTACGATATAAGAAACAATAACATACAACCTTTGGGAGATAGAATTGAATTATCAAAGATCATAAAGAATTGCCATggaaattttattttatatcAATTAGTCGAAAGAGACAACCtggtttatttttcttccacATCGGGCGAATATGCAGTTGGGGAGTTAGTTATTGTAAATGCCGAAGTAACACTTGAAATAAAGCAATACAATAAGCTAAGCGATACGACTCCTATCGACATTTGTATTAGCTCCccatttgaaaattatACGTTACTCATAGGAAAGTATTTATGGAAATACGATCAACACATAAATGGAACACCTGAGCGTGTTTACATTGGAGAAGACGAGTCGGAGCCAGTGACTTATGCGTTACCATATTATGACTACTGTTTAATTTTACAGGACAATAGGTTGTTAACATCAATAATCGCTCACGAACCAACCACCATAATCAAAAGTAAAAAATTTGGGATTCCATGTATGAAGATGCTTAATTACCctgttttgaatttactTGTTTTGATCAAAGTGCCTGGGATCCACGATAACATCCAGCCACTGATATTTATAGATCAGAAGAAGGCAAAAGCTTTGAAATCCagctttgaatttgaatggAAAGATCAGGAGTTTCCAACCTGTTTAGCCGAGCTAAGGACATACACAGAACAAAACAAGTTTCATGTTAGTTTACTTGTAGGTTCTTGTGTCGGCAAGAATTCTTGTGGCCATTTGAGACTACTACGAGTATCAAGACATGAATCGTCTAAAGTGAATGTTAAGGTATTATCTTCCAGTAAGGAACAGACCCCCATATCTGATATTAGTACATTAGTCCATCCCTATGAGTCGAAAACCTATGTGGTTTGTTCTTCCAAAAATGTACTATTTTATTATGAATTGGATGATTACAAGTTTACCAATAAAAGTGTGTTATACACAGCTACCGAAAACATCAAGAAGTTTGAGCTGACCATCCTAGGAGAATCCAAAGGAGATTACGGACTATCAATAATAGTGATCTTGCAAAATAATACCAGCGTATCTCTAAGATGTAGtagttttgaagaaatgcaAATTGAGAAACATCGAAACCAATTCACATCAAACGCTTTGACATTAGGCAGAAATATTGACGTGTATGCTGATTACAACAAAGAGATTGTCACTCTAGAGTCGCAGTTCACCAATCCTACTTTCATAGATATAGGGTATGTACCTAGATTAGCATTTACAGAAGACTATAGTCCGTGGATTTCACTTCgggagaaacaaaaggaagatAGAAAGTCCTTTGTAACTGTTGGGTTGAATGGCCAAGCAGACCTGATTACCACAGGCACTTTGACCTCCAAGTTTGTGGGTTCCAATGTTATACCCTGTGAGAAAATAACCTCATGGGATTATAATCGAGAATAA
- a CDS encoding uncharacterized protein (PKUD0B07600; similar to Saccharomyces cerevisiae YLR068W (FYV7); ancestral locus Anc_8.19) yields MSGPRKNRGGNFKGKKDTRKYLRGKEGKTEEIKKALTHRARLRKNYFKLLEREGLDVPDKEGEKLVGVEGESCQVGDSGDATEHTNSAKSEIEIIKDKIKNKEALTFQERILLKKHRRETDKQIKMERIREKLETMRKKKMEREHKTERIQNTMTRKGQPLMGPRINNLLDKIRQDKKSQ; encoded by the coding sequence ATGTCGGgtccaagaaaaaatcgTGGCGGCAACTTCAAGGGCAAAAAAGATACTAGGAAATATCTTAGGGGGAAAGAAGGTAAGACAGAGGAGATCAAAAAAGCATTAACACATAGAGCAAGACTTAGGAAAAACTACTTCAAGTTACTAGAGAGAGAAGGACTAGATGTCCCCGATAAAGAGGGTGAAAAGTTAGTGGGTGTTGAAGGTGAATCCTGTCAAGTGGGGGACTCTGGAGATGCTACTGAACACACGAATTCCGCAAAATCTGAAATCGAAATCATAAAggataaaatcaaaaacaaggaAGCGTTGACGTTCCAAGAGAGAATCTTATTGAAAAAGCACAGGCGAGAAACCGacaaacaaataaagatgGAGAGAATAAGAGAGAAACTCGAGACcatgaggaagaagaaaatggagCGTGAACATAAAACTGAACGTATTCAGAATACAATGACCAGAAAGGGGCAGCCATTGATGGGCCCTAGGATCAACAACTTATTAGATAAGATCAGACAAGACAAAAAGAGCCAATAA
- a CDS encoding uncharacterized protein (PKUD0B07610; similar to Saccharomyces cerevisiae YLR067C (PET309); ancestral locus Anc_8.20): MSRLRLGLTAKAKNILHPIETPRVSLSYLLRSSITVCSNPVLISTSLLKHEILPARQFSSTRYYCDGIIRDTSLSPQEIHKEALYRYDEFLKEWKYFEGMSPDGFTPDIITEVSKLFNWLYANEELEIGYKLLCNVKPHYRAFFKFNQYSKMIDIFDKFGTSDDLFLFCETFRYEKVPNVWKKLDRLASDATIRQLIELSNAIAFEDAKSILDNLFFDKGLKEGQKFFTLRICSALYRRFDSNSKMELYRYLNQSTHMMQYFPPSLISQLFVTYSSEIDNRFDLQFAFLEKFIRPHFDKSNIDTDSFKYKLISSIPKDYPTLKFKLWYEFCYYGEELRYDNEIPSILYLKNNKIHYVPRKFEAVLNYEERKLSRVLSVLIYTHSKYESIPKLASVFFLLKIKLSLNITRSDKIGYLRSLNTLKQDSKAKTFLNQCLAEDPTFESEETLNPILLILARNKEWSELESLYFKCFAHNEAVTKEQYTILLTALSLRAGTNKIVMELWENFLKRGFSPNDQVLCAIIQCFLRNKSYNEALQWFTAYSHYKVELSPRSYGLMLQALTSIGDVHSMLLVLDELTNKNARLHKFFFPPIFEKLSEIGDYKTVSLILTDYYPKFNLAVDREDTRWIMKCHYHAQRYNLIVDSYLMMQENEILYKDSLLALEAAIKFSDVKMFEKIWSRAYNIHSQRGDLDIKAYISYMAYWVRKNGSFGIVLKLNEIKQKLKIEILPAIVFNQMIFSAFRTHRPWLTKKIVGISLRFDVTPSPKMYSLILQSNVSMPWVARNSIDETIVILEEFLTNRRVDKFGKLNDDINPMSFKLIIKAILEYKSVVEARRLFEMYVELARDNLLDNVHILNIELLLLGKEERWVDFNNCYERFSKIIMKYSERARFKDERLASKFNESSEFNRLDVFNDSYLQIQYDESKFSKTDAQVKIPNWIKKSHYDIWIYRLKQLEFLGRLNEVNEIVEDLMSKGIIFSNKNLNETALFLSEHPELLEETATFLDTYLLPHHIRNKHMKHMSLRYGTDQIPGIITKPVYRLNNDAYPAIMKNISISLDTQLTPEQKELFLSSITESPKKYLMKNLGQMMKERRHMRSSYLRMRKLRKIFHRDLRNKLKVRTLRTKRHMSMRRVERQIGYETRMLQCRTALSEITKQLHTLTDLEDLPRSSLCSKSSEKHELLEKKKSLKMEMEKLNKEREEAFKEMKRKEREARRKKTHFVGSIDLNRL, from the coding sequence ATGAGCAGGTTGCGTTTGGGATTAACTGCCAAGGCAAAAAATATTCTGCACCCCATTGAAACGCCCAGAGTTTCACTTTCCTACTTGCTACGAAGTAGTATAACAGTATGTTCAAACCCCGTTTTAATATCAACAAGTTTATTAAAACATGAGATTTTGCCCGCTCGACAATTTTCATCCACACGATATTACTGCGATGGAATAATACGTGACACTTCTTTGAGCCCACAAGAAATTCATAAAGAGGCACTTTATAGATATGAtgaatttctcaaagaatggaaatattttgaaggcATGTCACCCGATGGGTTTACACCTGATATAATTACAGAAGTGTCCAAATTGTTTAATTGGCTTTATGCTAATGAAGAGCTCGAGATAGGATATAAGTTGCTCTGTAATGTTAAACCGCATTATAGAGcgtttttcaaattcaaccaaTACAGCAAAATGATTGATatatttgacaaatttgGAACTTCGGATGATCTATTCCTATTCTGTGAAACTTTTAGGTACGAGAAAGTGCCGAATGTATGGAAAAAACTTGATCGGTTAGCTTCAGATGCTACAATCAGACAGTTAATAGAACTTTCCAATGCAATAGCATTTGAAGATGCCAAATCGATCCTTGATAACTTATTTTTTGACAAGGGGTTAAAAGAAGGCCAGAAATTTTTCACACTTCGTATATGCTCAGCTTTGTACAGACGCTTTGATTCAAACTCCAAAATGGAACTTTATCGATATCTTAACCAGTCTACCCATATGATGCAATACTTTCCGCCTTCGTTAATTTCACAGTTGTTTGTCACGTATTCTTCAGAAATCGATAATCGGTTTGATTTGCAGTTTGCATTTTTAGAAAAGTTTATACGCCCtcattttgataaaagCAACATAGATACAGATTCCTTTAAGTATAAACTGATATCTAGCATTCCCAAAGATTATCctactttgaaatttaagCTTTGGTACGAATTCTGTTATTATGGAGAGGAACTAAGATATGACAACGAAATCCCCTCCATTTTgtacttgaaaaataataagATACATTACGTTCCTAGAAAATTTGAAGCAGTTCTCAATTACGAAGAAAGAAAGCTAAGCAGGGTATTATCGGTTTTGATATACACTCATAGCAAATATGAAAGTATACCAAAATTGGCCTCGgtattttttctgttgaAGATCAAGTTATCATTGAATATAACAAGATCAGATAAAATTGGATATCTTAGGTCATTAAACACTTTGAAACAAGACTCAAAAGCTAAAACATTTCTTAATCAATGTCTAGCAGAAGATCCAACATTTGAATCAGAGGAGACATTGAACCCAATTTTGTTAATTTTAGCACGCAATAAGGAATGGTCTGAATTGGAGAGCTTATATTTCAAGTGTTTTGCACACAACGAGGCGGTTACTAAGGAACAATACACTATCCTTTTGACTGCATTGTCTCTGCGTGCAGGTACTAACAAGATAGTGATGGAGTTATGGGAaaattttctcaaaaggGGATTCAGTCCAAATGACCAAGTTCTCTGTGCTATTATTCAGTGTTTTCTTAGAAACAAATCCTACAACGAAGCTTTGCAATGGTTTACTGCGTATTCTCATTATAAAGTGGAACTTTCTCCTAGATCTTATGGTTTGATGCTTCAAGCATTGACTTCAATTGGAGATGTTCATTCTATGCTTTTGGTACTCGATGAATTGACCAACAAAAACGCAAGATTACataagtttttttttcctcctatttttgagaaacttTCTGAAATAGGGGATTACAAGACAGTGTCCTTGATCCTTACAGACTATTATCCAAAATTCAATTTAGCAGTAGATAGAGAAGATACGAGATGGATAATGAAATGCCACTATCATGCTCAAAGGTATAACCTTATAGTCGATAGCTACCTAATGAtgcaagaaaatgaaatacTGTACAAAGATAGCTTGTTAGCACTTGAAGCTGCGATTAAATTTAGTGACGTgaaaatgtttgaaaaaatctgGTCAAGGGCTTACAATATTCATTCACAGAGAGGCGATTTGGATATTAAAGCTTACATTTCATACATGGCTTATTGGGTTAGAAAAAACGGCTCTTTTGGTATTgtcttgaaattgaatgaaatcaagcaaaaactgaaaattgAGATACTTCCTGCAATTGTTTTCAACCAAATGATATTTTCTGCATTCAGAACACACAGACCTTGGCTAACTAAGAAGATAGTCGGAATATCTCTTAGATTTGATGTTACTCCGTCACCAAAAATGTATTCGCTAATATTGCAAAGTAATGTGTCGATGCCATGGGTTGCAAGAAATAGCATTGACGAAACTATAGTCattcttgaagaattttTGACGAATAGAAGAGTGGATAAATTTGGTAAGCTCAATGATGACATAAATCCAATGTCTTTTAAGCTAATTATAAAAGCTATATTAGAGTACAAAAGCGTAGTTGAAGCTAGAAGATTATTTGAAATGTATGTTGAGCTAGCAAGAGATAATTTGCTAGATAATGTCCATATCTTAAATATagaattgttgttgttggggaaagaagaaagatgggttgatttcaataactGTTATGAGAGGTTTTCTAAAATTATCATGAAATATAGTGAACGTGCAAGATTCAAAGATGAAAGGTTGGCTAGTAAGTTTAACGAGTCCAGTGAATTCAACAGATTAGATGTGTTTAATGACTCGTATTTACAGATTCAATATGACGAGTCtaaattttccaaaactgATGCACAAGTTAAGATACCCAATTGGATCAAGAAATCACATTATGATATCTGGATATATCGACTCAAACAACTTGAATTTTTAGGTAGGTTGAATGAGGTTAATGAGATCGTCGAAGATTTGATGTCCAAGGGTATCATATTCAGCAACAAAAACTTAAATGAAACTGCTCTATTCTTAAGCGAGCATCCCGAGTTGTTAGAGGAAACTGCAACCTTTCTAGATACCTATCTGTTACCTCATCATATTCGAAATAAACATATGAAGCACATGTCCTTAAGGTATGGTACTGACCAAATACCAGGAATAATTACTAAACCGGTTTATCGTTTGAACAATGACGCCTACCCGGctataatgaaaaatatctcGATCAGTTTAGACACCCAATTGACCCCAGAACAAAAGGAATTGTTTTTGTCTAGTATTACAGAGTCTCCTAAAAAATACCTAATGAAGAACTTGGGAcaaatgatgaaagaaagaagacACATGCGTAGTAGTTACCTACGAATGAGAAAGCTTCGTAAGATTTTCCACAGGGATTTGAGGAACAAGTTGAAGGTGAGGACTTTAAGGACCAAGAGGCACATGAGCATGCGGAGGGTAGAGAGACAAATTGGATATGAAACTAGGATGTTGCAATGCAGAACAGCCCTATCTGAAATCACCAAACAGCTCCACACTTTGACTGATCTTGAAGATTTGCCAAGAAGTAGTTTGTGTTCAAAGAGTTCCGAGAAGCACGAACTACtcgaaaagaaaaaatctcTAAAAATGGAGATGGAAAAACTGAATAAAGAGAGGGAAGAAGccttcaaagaaatgaaaagaaaagaaagagaggCTAGAAGGAAAAAGACACATTTTGTTGGAAGCATTGACCTTAATAGACTATAA
- a CDS encoding uncharacterized protein (PKUD0B07620; similar to Saccharomyces cerevisiae YLR066W (SPC3); ancestral locus Anc_8.21), which produces MHSLAQRVSTLSSIVTTFCFAAIALVSIMTLAIPQGSVNSLRFRSSKPIVTLKNTRNYGATKNTPKENARFKFDIVADFSDLVDWNTKQIFTYVYVELDDVFGSDDNKSNKLVVWDKILTEKDKMYINYKNLKSKYSIWDYDPELHGRTGHFKLGYNIQPYVGPLSFGEVDLNNTFTFPATKV; this is translated from the coding sequence ATGCACTCATTAGCACAAAGAGTCAGTACTTTGAGTTCAATAGTAACTaccttttgttttgcaGCAATTGCGCTGGTATCAATAATGACTTTGGCAATTCCACAAGGATCTGTTAACTCATTGAGGTTTAGGAGTAGCAAGCCTATAGTAACACTGAAGAATACAAGAAACTATGGTGCTACAAAGAACACCCCAAAAGAAAACGCAAGATTTAAATTTGATATCGTTGCAGACTTTTCTGATTTGGTGGACTGGAATACCAAACAAATATTCACTTATGTTTATGTAGAATTGGATGATGTTTTTGGAAGCGATGATAATAAATCTAACAAGTTGGTTGTGTGGGACAAGATTTTGACAGAGAAAGACAAAATGTACATTAATTATAAGAACTTGAAGTCAAAATATTCCATTTGGGATTACGATCCCGAGCTTCATGGTCGAACTGGCCATTTTAAATTGGGTTATAATATTCAACCATATGTCGGCCCTTTGTCCTTTGGTGAGGTCGATCTAAACAACACTTTCACTTTCCCTGCGACCAAGGTCTGA
- a CDS encoding uncharacterized protein (PKUD0B07630; similar to Saccharomyces cerevisiae YLL036C (PRP19); ancestral locus Anc_4.18), giving the protein MLLCSLTNTPTENPVLSLKSKCIFDGETLETYITTNGKDPINNEPMDKTDIVPISRLSATQRMPQLEELSKPEYSSIPTMLTAFQNAWDSLSIELFQLRNELNQTKKELSLALYKQDAAVQVAVEACKERDDARYALSKLVVDGSVSNDSGGNNTNGINGKNEVDDVVLTDDWDDAVRMLKEEQSRLLQIHKTENKSRKGKSPIIPLLADSQSLKIQLYENTELLGTYGTVSKVRLNKAEAIIKYDSGNVLLINLGEQLELLNKMKSTVGSCIFWMTNEPYLISEVPRKGRKRKNDGEIKHEYQLTNLRTKEVQKINTSLNIINVESHPSLSLFVVASETEFEVFNNMTSLFIQQWDGKIKDIKFHQDGILIGLSTETGIIIYDLADRGSKLSIECAELLDFSFAANGYNIFVSNPDKIMLYDIRKNKFTMETPLADLQKNGFVFDMYTSIVISGNQYTASANGKVWSEPCQLHNSEYNVLAIWGSDSKLLVTDNENIYVAKLVN; this is encoded by the coding sequence ATGCTGCTCTGTTCTCTCACTAATACACCAACGGAGAATCCGGTATTATCCCTGAAATCAAAGTGTATTTTTGATGGAGAAACACTTGAAACATATATTACCACAAATGGGAAAGACCCAATAAACAACGAGCCGATGGACAAAACAGATATTGTTCCGATATCCAGACTATCTGCTACACAACGAATGCCACAGCTGGAGGAATTGAGTAAGCCCGAGTACTCGTCAATACCTACCATGCTAACTGCTTTTCAAAATGCGTGGGATTCACTGAGTATAGAATTGTTCCAATTACGAAATGAATTGAACCAAACTAAAAAAGAACTTTCTTTAGCGTTGTATAAGCAAGATGCCGCTGTTCAAGTTGCTGTTGAAGCTTGTAAGGAAAGGGATGATGCAAGGTATGCACTCTCAAAGCTGGTTGTTGATGGATCAGTTTCTAATGACAGTGGTGGAAACAACACTAATGGaataaatggaaaaaatgaagTCGACGATGTTGTGCTGACTGACGACTGGGATGATGCCGTCAGGATGCTCAAAGAGGAGCAAAGCAGATTATTGCAGATACacaaaactgaaaataaGTCAAGGAAGGGAAAGTCGCCTATAATTCCACTATTAGCAGATTCCCAGTCTTTAAAGATACAATTATATGAGAATACTGAATTATTGGGTACATATGGTACCGTATCTAAGGTTCGGTTAAACAAGGCAGAAGCAATCATCAAGTATGATTCTGGAAATGTTCTACTAATCAATCTTGGAGAGCAGCtagaattgttgaataaaatgaaatcaacagTTGGATCGTGCATATTTTGGATGACAAATGAGCCATATTTAATATCAGAAGTGCCACGTAAAGGCCGTAAAAGAAAGAACGACGGAGAAATCAAGCATGAATATCAGCTCACTAATCTCAGAACGAAAGAGGTTCAAAAGATAAACACTTCTTTGAACATCATCAACGTTGAGTCACACCCTTCCTTATCTCtatttgttgttgcttCGGAAAcagaatttgaagttttcaataatatgACCAGTCTATTTATTCAACAATGGGatggaaaaataaaggaTATtaaatttcatcaagatGGTATACTTATTGGATTGTCCACAGAAACAGGTATTATTATTTATGACTTAGCTGATCGTGGGTCTAAGTTAAGTATTGAGTGTGCCGAACTTTTAGATTTCAGCTTTGCGGCTAATGGAtacaatatttttgtttcaaatcCAGATAAAATCATGCTTTATGATATCCGTAAGAACAAATTTACTATGGAGACACCCTTGGCAGATTTACAGAAAAATGGTTTTGTGTTCGACATGTATACATCAATTGTTATATCGGGGAATCAATATACCGCATCGGCCAACGGTAAAGTATGGAGTGAACCTTGTCAGTTACACAATTCAGAATACAATGTTTTAGCTATTTGGGGGTCTGATTCTAAATTACTTGTGACagacaatgaaaatatataCGTTGCAAAACTTGTAAACTAA